The genomic window TGAATATTTGCATTATAGCTAGAGTAGTAGTCTACAATAACATCAATAACCTGTTGCGGAGTTTGCGATGTTGCCGCATTATCAAAATATATTAAAGGCTTACCATTAACCTTACGATTTAGAATGGGGAAGTCTTGTCTTGTTGCATTAATATCAAACATATGTCTTCAAAGAATATATGCAAAAATACGAAGCATTGGTGGCAAACTAAAACTTATAGAATAGAGCTTTTTAAAAATTAGAATAAAAAAAACAAACATTTTTTACAAATACATTTAAATAAAATGTATATTTGAAATATGTATAGCAAAGAATTAACAAAAGGAACATTACAACCTATCATTTTAACCATAATAAATAATAAAGGTAGAATGTATGGTTATGAGATTACGCAGGAGGTAAAAAAGATGACTGCAGGAAAGATAGATATTTCTGAAGGCGCACTATATCCTATTTTACATAAGCTTGAAGCTAAAAAGGTATTAGAAACCGAAAAAGTATATATAGGTAAGCGCATAAGGAAGTATTACAAGGTAACCAAAGAAGGAAAAAAAACTGTAGAAAGTGTTACTATTGAAATTAATGACTTTATTAATACCCTAAGCTTAATTTTTAACACTAAACCTATATAAAAAATGGAGTTAACAGAAAAGCACATCACATTTATTGATAATAGTTTGTCTCTGTATGGTGTTAAAGACGAAAGCCTTAGGGAAGATTTGCTAGATCACATTTGCACATATATCGAAGAGCAAGAAACGGACGATTTTAATAAACTCTATCAACAAGCATTGCAAAAATTTGGTGGTTATGCTAGTTTTCAGAATTTACAATTAGAAACAAATCATCAAAAATTAGCTAAAGAAATCATTACAGTAAATAAACTGAAGTTCTCATTAGGCTTTGTTGTTATTCTTTTACTGGTTGTGAGTTTGGTTTTTCAAATGATGAGTTGGCCTTATGCCAATGCTTGGTTGCTTGGTGCTATAGCAATTTCGGTATTAGTGATTTTACCAACGCATTTATATGCTAATTATAAAAAATCTATTCATAAATACTCCTAAATAAACTTGTTATGAAAAAATCGTTTTACATCCTTGGTTTTATAACCTTTTTTATTCTTGGTATTGGTGCCATGTTTGAGTTTTTAACCTGGCCTTACAGAGGTGTTATTGTATTTATTGGGTTCTTATTTCTCAATTTTGGTCTTATACCAACCTATTTTTATCAAAAATATAAGCAATGTCGATCCTAAAATATAGTGTTGCATGTTTTGTTTTTCTGATTTTCTGCCATCTCAAAGCTCAAGAAAACATCTCAGAAAGTATTGACGAATTATTAAAAGTCTATGACTCTAATGGCGAGCCAGGATTAAGTGTTAAGGTTATAAGAGACGGCGAATCTATTTATTCCAAAGGTCTAGGACTTTCTAATTTAGATTATGACATTAAGAATTCCGATTCCACGGTACATAATATTGCATCAATTACAAAGCAATTTACGGCAGCTGCTATTTGGGCATTAATCAATGAAGATAAACTGAGTTTAGAAGATGATATAAGAACTTATTTTCCTGAATTTCCAGATTATGGAGAAGTCGTTAAAATCAAACATTTATTAAATCATACCAGTGGCATAAGAAATTATCATACATTAATGTATTTGTCAGGTTTTGACTATGATAACAATTATTACGATAATAACACAGTTTTAGAATTAGCTAAAAGACAAAAAAATCTTAATCATTTGCC from Winogradskyella sp. MH6 includes these protein-coding regions:
- a CDS encoding PadR family transcriptional regulator, producing MYSKELTKGTLQPIILTIINNKGRMYGYEITQEVKKMTAGKIDISEGALYPILHKLEAKKVLETEKVYIGKRIRKYYKVTKEGKKTVESVTIEINDFINTLSLIFNTKPI